In Eriocheir sinensis breed Jianghai 21 chromosome 30, ASM2467909v1, whole genome shotgun sequence, the following are encoded in one genomic region:
- the LOC127005700 gene encoding cleavage and polyadenylation specificity factor subunit 3-like gives MSAASRPRVQVLNLPEEESDELKITPLGSGQEVGRSCHFLEFKGKKVLLDFGIHPALTGMSALPFSDFIDPEQIDLMLVSHFHLDHAGGLPWFLMRTKFKGRCYMTHPTKAIYKWLLSDYIKVSNIATEHMLYSEHDLELSLNKINVINFHEEKEVQGIKFWCYHAGHVLGAAMFMIQIAGVKILYTGDFSRQEDRHLMMAEIPQIRPDVLMIESTYGVSIHEPRESRESRFTSTVHTIVTRGGRCLIPVFALGRAQELLLILDEYWQLHPELHEVPIYYASALAKKCMSVYQTYTHAMNERIQRQISISNPFQFKHISNLKGMDQFEDIGPCVIMASPGMMQSGLSRELFEIWCPDPKNGVIIAGYCVEGTLAKEILKEPEEVTTMSGQRLPMKCSVEYISFSAHTDFEQTTHFIRTIHPPNVVLVHGEMTEMSRLKSALEREYETAESPIKVFNPKNLETVTFHFRGEKMAKVMGELATLRPKENDIVSGILVKRNFNCHIISPKDLGKYSELSVSSISQRSSLHYTGSWPLLHYLLTSMYGTVEVLVTDAGENQALKVFDAVTIIHEPPVVVLEWVASPASDMYADAVMKVVLKAQQLEAKDVTPPALSSAAFDRMHFKECLIELFQEMFGEDSVPKIFKGEKLYVAVNSVRAYVDLVGLKVTSENEKLERVVQTAVTKLFQSLAPVSTAIKG, from the exons ATGTCCGCCGCCAGCCGTCCCAGGGTGCAGGTGCTCAATTTGCCCGAGGAGGAGAGTGACGAGCTCAAGATTACGCCGCT GGGGTCAGGTCAGGAGGTGGGGAGGTCATGCCACTTCCTGGAGTTCAAGGGGAAGAAAGTCCTG CTGGACTTTGGCATCCACCCGGCACTGACAGGCATGAGTGCGCTACCGTTCTCTGACTTCATCGACCCGGAGCAGATCGACCTCATGCTGGTGTCTCACTTCCACCTGGACCACGCGGGGGGCCTGCCGtggttcctgatgcgcaccaagTTCAAGGGGCGCTGCTACATGACGCATCCCACCAAGGCGATTTACAAGTGGCTGCTGTCGGATTATATTAAAgtcag CAACATCGCCACGGAGCACATGCTGTACTCCGAGCACGACCTGGAGCTGTCACTGAACAAGATCAACGTCATCAACTTccacgaggagaaggaggtccAGGGCATCAAGTTCTGGTGCTACCACGCGGGGCACGTCCTGGGCGCTGCCATGTTCATGATACAGATAGCAGGTGTCAAG atCCTGTACACTGGGGACTTCTCGCGGCAGGAGGACCGTCACCTGATGATGGCGGAGATCCCCCAGATAAGGCCGGACGTGCTCATGATCGAGTCCACGTACGGCGTCAGCATCCACGAGCCAAGGGAAAGCCGGGAGAGCCGCTTCACCTCCACCGTGCACACCATCGTCACGCGCGGCGGGCGGTGCCTCATACCCGTCTTCGCCCTTGGACGTGCCCAGGAGCTGCTGCTGATCCTGG ACGAGTACTGGCAGCTGCACCCTGAGCTCCACGAGGTGCCCATCTACTATGCCTCCGCCCTGGCCAAGAAGTGTATGAGTGTGTACCAAACCTACACGCACGCCATGAACGAGCGCATCCAGCGGCAGATATCCATCAGTAACCCGTTCCAGTTCAAGCACATCTCAAACCTCAAG GGCATGGACCAATTTGAGGACATAGGGCCGTGTGTCATCATGGCCTCGCCGGGCATGATGCAGAGCGGCCTGTCCCGGGAGCTGTTTGAGATATGGTGCCCAGACCCTAAGAATGGCGTCATCATTGCTG gttACTGTGTGGAGGGCACGCTGGCCAAGGAGATCCTGAAGGAGCCTGAGGAGGTCACCACCATGTCGGGTCAGCGCCTGCCCATGAAGTGTTCCGTGGAGTACATCTCTTTCTCAGCACACACAGACTTTGAGCAGACCACGCACTTCATCCGCACCATTCACCCGCCCAATGTG GTCCTGGTCCACGGTGAGATGACGGAAATGTCTCGGCTCAAGTCAGCGCTGGAGCGAGAGTATGAGACAGCGGAGAGCCCCATCAAGGTGTTCAACCCCAAGAACCTGGAGACTGTCACCTTCCACTTCAGGGGGGAGAAGATGGccaag GTGATGGGTGAGCTTGCCACGCTCCGCCCCAAGGAGAACGACATCGTCTCCGGCATCCTCGTCAAGCGCAACTTCAACTGCCACATCATCTCACCGAAGGACCTGGGAA AGTACAGCGAGCTCTCCGTGTCCAGCATCAGCCAGCGGTCCAGCCTGCACTACACCGGGTCCTGGCCGCTGCTGCACTACCTCCTCACCTCCATGTACGGCACCGTGGAGGTGCTCGTCACCGACGCTGGGGAGAACCAG GCCCTGAAGGTGTTTGATGCTGTCACCATCATCCACGAGCCcccggtggtggtgctggag tGGGTTGCCAGCCCCGCCAGTGACATGTACGCCGACGCAGTGATGAAGGTGGTGCTGAAGGCGCAGCAGCTGGAGGCCAAGGACGTCACACCTCCCGCCCTCAGCAGCGCCGCCTTTGACCGCATGCACTTCAAG GAGTGCCTCATCGAGCTGTTCCAGGAGATGTTTGGAGAGGACTCGGTGCCCAAGATCTTCAAGGGCGAGAAGCTGTACGTGGCCGTCAACAGCGTCAGGGCCTACGTGGACCTTGTCGGCctg AAGGTGACATCCGAGAACGAGAAGCTGGAGCGGGTGGTGCAGACGGCCGTGACCAAGCTCTTCCAGTCCCTCGCTCCTGTCAGCACCGCCATCAAGGGCTGA